From Denitrovibrio acetiphilus DSM 12809, the proteins below share one genomic window:
- a CDS encoding molybdopterin molybdotransferase MoeA gives MIADRHTAREMLYASLGKPETEKISVRESYGRVVAEELRTDRDYPDTRKSAVDGYAHIPGHDSYVLKGLTGAGRKGPESIDGKETVFVMTGATVPDGALCVARVEDCVGRDGVITIPDMSAGENINKVGEECYKGTVVATAGSVIHDGLFPVLFYLGKREIEVFRKPKIGIFVTGDEILEIEDDFKRGMVFNTNKYILESFFNRFGFDYEYYGHVKDNRDDVVRAFDEMSSKYDIIISSGGISMGKYDFVKDVFKTCDYEILFERTRIKPGSPLMLAKKSGCTFIGMPGYPAALTTNLLFYVLPALRKAYGEEDNEFKIVDVVMRTETRAKEGRFELNRAILDVEDGRFYASDAGTQKTSHYNSFASVNGLLLLDEKTGSLVKGDMAKALLVRV, from the coding sequence ATGATTGCAGACAGACATACTGCCAGAGAGATGCTCTATGCGTCGCTAGGCAAACCGGAGACTGAAAAAATATCAGTGAGAGAAAGTTACGGCAGAGTTGTCGCTGAAGAACTCAGGACAGACAGGGATTATCCCGACACGCGCAAGTCAGCAGTTGACGGTTATGCGCATATACCGGGGCACGACAGCTATGTTTTGAAAGGCTTGACCGGAGCCGGACGTAAAGGACCTGAAAGTATTGACGGTAAAGAAACTGTTTTTGTGATGACAGGTGCCACAGTGCCTGACGGTGCGCTTTGTGTTGCCCGAGTAGAGGATTGTGTTGGCAGAGACGGGGTGATAACTATTCCAGATATGTCAGCAGGTGAGAATATAAACAAAGTCGGTGAGGAATGCTATAAAGGGACTGTAGTTGCAACAGCCGGCAGTGTCATACATGACGGTCTGTTCCCTGTGCTTTTTTATCTTGGGAAGAGAGAGATAGAAGTTTTCAGAAAACCGAAGATAGGTATTTTTGTAACAGGTGATGAGATTCTTGAAATTGAAGACGATTTCAAGCGAGGCATGGTTTTTAATACTAACAAATATATTCTCGAGTCTTTCTTTAACAGATTCGGTTTTGACTATGAATACTACGGACATGTGAAAGATAACCGTGACGATGTTGTCAGAGCTTTTGACGAGATGAGCAGCAAATATGACATTATAATTTCGTCCGGCGGAATCTCTATGGGAAAATACGATTTTGTGAAAGATGTTTTTAAAACATGTGATTATGAGATTCTTTTTGAAAGAACTAGAATAAAACCCGGCAGCCCACTTATGCTTGCTAAAAAGAGCGGATGTACATTCATCGGTATGCCTGGATATCCGGCAGCGCTCACTACCAATCTGCTTTTTTACGTGCTTCCTGCTCTGAGAAAAGCGTATGGCGAAGAAGATAATGAATTCAAGATAGTTGATGTCGTTATGCGCACTGAAACCAGAGCTAAAGAGGGCCGTTTCGAGCTTAACAGAGCTATTCTTGACGTTGAGGACGGCAGGTTCTATGCAAGCGATGCAGGCACTCAGAAGACATCACATTACAACAGTTTTGCATCCGTGAATGGGCTTCTGCTGCTGGATGAAAAAACCGGAAGCCTTGTTAAGGGCGATATGGCGAAGGCTTTGCTTGTTCGTGTCTAA
- the rfaE1 gene encoding D-glycero-beta-D-manno-heptose-7-phosphate kinase → MMSEYDFTGISVLIIGDVMLDRYHFGTVSRISPEAPVPVVNVKKMTQTLGGAGNVANNISGLQSGSVIVGACGKDADGATLKKMLDGINTRYSFVETESPTTTKLRVIGDKQQIVRLDFEEVTPVKDKLAQKALNHIKKELEKCSAVVISDYGKGFCSFEICEEVIRLACNKGLPVIVDPKGADWRKYAGATTITPNVKELAEAVGRKVDNVDEEVVLAAREVIERTRVKYLVVTRSEKGISIVWRDEYMHIPTEAREVFDVSGAGDTVVASLALCLGKGSDISEAVKVANKAAGIVVSKVGTAPVLLDELNESFNTYSKVLNSFQLDSYVANIRSMKRKIVFTNGCFDILHRGHVTYLRKAASMGDVLILGLNSDASVKSLKGDSRPMNSEMDRAEVLAALEFIDAIVIFDEDTPFQLIKTIQPDILVKGGDYKAEDVVGREYAKKTVIVDFVEGYSTTKTIEDMQGVNK, encoded by the coding sequence ATGATGTCAGAATATGATTTTACGGGGATTAGCGTCCTTATTATAGGGGATGTGATGCTTGACAGGTATCACTTTGGTACGGTTTCGAGGATATCACCTGAGGCTCCTGTGCCTGTGGTGAATGTTAAGAAAATGACCCAAACTCTTGGCGGAGCTGGTAATGTTGCAAATAATATATCCGGGCTTCAATCAGGTTCCGTTATTGTGGGTGCGTGCGGGAAAGACGCTGACGGCGCCACACTTAAAAAGATGCTGGATGGGATAAATACCAGATATTCTTTTGTGGAGACAGAAAGTCCTACCACAACAAAACTTCGTGTAATAGGTGATAAGCAGCAGATAGTCAGGCTTGACTTTGAAGAGGTTACTCCTGTTAAAGACAAGCTTGCTCAAAAGGCGCTTAATCATATCAAAAAAGAGCTGGAAAAGTGTTCTGCTGTAGTTATTTCTGACTATGGAAAGGGTTTCTGTTCGTTTGAGATATGTGAAGAGGTGATCAGGCTCGCATGTAATAAGGGGCTCCCTGTTATAGTTGACCCTAAGGGGGCTGACTGGCGTAAGTATGCCGGAGCAACAACCATTACTCCAAACGTAAAAGAGCTGGCTGAGGCTGTCGGGCGCAAAGTTGATAATGTTGACGAAGAGGTTGTTCTCGCAGCCAGAGAGGTTATAGAAAGAACAAGAGTCAAGTATCTCGTTGTTACCAGAAGTGAAAAAGGGATCAGCATTGTCTGGCGTGATGAATATATGCACATCCCTACTGAAGCGAGAGAAGTTTTTGATGTTTCAGGTGCAGGCGACACTGTCGTTGCATCTCTCGCTCTTTGCCTTGGCAAAGGGAGCGATATAAGCGAAGCTGTGAAAGTGGCAAACAAGGCCGCCGGAATAGTTGTCAGTAAAGTCGGCACAGCTCCTGTGCTTCTTGATGAGCTGAATGAATCTTTTAACACATATTCGAAAGTTCTTAACTCTTTCCAGCTTGACAGTTATGTTGCTAATATCCGCTCAATGAAGCGTAAAATAGTTTTTACAAACGGGTGTTTCGACATCCTTCATAGAGGACATGTGACTTATCTTCGCAAAGCTGCATCTATGGGGGACGTACTTATTCTGGGGCTGAACAGCGATGCTTCAGTGAAGAGCTTGAAAGGGGACAGCAGACCTATGAACAGTGAGATGGATAGAGCAGAAGTTCTCGCTGCACTGGAATTCATTGATGCAATAGTGATATTTGATGAAGATACGCCTTTTCAGCTTATAAAAACTATCCAGCCCGATATCCTTGTTAAAGGCGGGGATTATAAAGCTGAAGATGTTGTCGGGCGTGAATATGCCAAAAAAACTGTGATAGTGGATTTTGTGGAGGGGTATTCCACGACAAAAACAATTGAAGATATGCAGGGAGTTAATAAATGA
- a CDS encoding rhodanese-like domain-containing protein yields MNKYYQRIITILFFAVFNFTAFAQTPADVLDAKIEATAKIIEQIKPSELIKMIKEKQDFVLIDVREENEVLAGKIESSNYMHSPRGLIDIIAAKGSLKTEQTIVVYCKKGSRGLLAAASLHELGFKKIYNLKGGIHAWMEDGYPITNSLGTFKTVPYELTGCGN; encoded by the coding sequence ATGAATAAATATTATCAGAGAATTATAACTATACTCTTTTTTGCCGTCTTTAATTTCACAGCATTTGCACAGACACCTGCTGATGTGCTGGATGCTAAAATTGAAGCAACTGCAAAGATCATTGAGCAGATAAAACCTTCTGAACTTATTAAAATGATTAAAGAAAAACAGGATTTCGTACTTATTGACGTCAGAGAAGAAAACGAAGTGCTGGCAGGTAAGATAGAATCTTCGAACTATATGCACTCACCAAGAGGCCTAATAGATATAATCGCTGCCAAAGGATCACTTAAAACCGAACAAACCATTGTAGTATATTGCAAGAAAGGCTCCAGAGGACTGCTGGCTGCCGCATCACTGCACGAACTCGGATTTAAAAAAATCTATAACCTGAAAGGCGGCATACACGCATGGATGGAAGACGGATACCCGATAACCAATTCACTTGGCACTTTTAAAACTGTTCCATACGAGCTGACAGGCTGCGGTAACTAA
- a CDS encoding glycosyltransferase family 9 protein: MMTNRRVTNFHRFADRYAGIPLIFLPSLYRKRRGKPADIRRICLIKTSGIGDTVLMSAVVKDILKHYHNCRITVVTGIANYYAAKFLIGRLSDNIDFKVADLSDFSSIFDLRHLKEFDISIDFGQWPRFDAFISMLIKSRYRVGFKRDRQYRHYGYDLPVEHRSDRHELNNFRALAEALGIICLYGTDITDLYENADISDNSICVHMCASGKTASKRMWSMDKWAELIRHLDDKGYDIIFSGTYDEREYIEAVAGFAGLSTCTYFLERHLEELVPVMRKCRYVISVDTGIAHLAGACGANLIELLGATNPERWGALGENVTYVRPEFVGKMLDLGHESDADFDAMERIGVDQVLRYIL, translated from the coding sequence ATGATGACAAACCGGCGTGTTACAAACTTTCACAGATTTGCAGACAGATACGCCGGGATACCGCTCATCTTCCTCCCTTCGCTTTACAGAAAACGGCGTGGGAAACCGGCAGATATAAGACGCATCTGCCTTATAAAGACTTCCGGCATAGGTGACACAGTTTTAATGAGTGCAGTTGTGAAGGATATTCTTAAGCATTATCACAACTGTCGGATAACTGTTGTAACAGGAATTGCAAATTACTACGCTGCAAAATTTCTGATAGGGAGACTGAGCGACAACATAGATTTTAAAGTTGCTGACCTTTCTGATTTCAGTTCTATTTTTGATCTCAGACACTTAAAAGAATTTGATATTTCAATAGATTTTGGACAGTGGCCCAGATTTGATGCATTCATCAGTATGCTTATCAAAAGCAGGTACAGAGTCGGCTTTAAACGTGACAGGCAGTACAGGCACTATGGTTATGATCTTCCTGTGGAGCATAGAAGCGACAGGCATGAGCTGAATAATTTCAGAGCCCTTGCCGAGGCACTAGGCATTATATGCCTTTATGGGACTGACATCACTGACTTATATGAAAACGCTGATATTAGCGATAATTCTATATGTGTTCATATGTGCGCGTCAGGTAAGACGGCAAGCAAACGCATGTGGAGCATGGATAAATGGGCAGAGCTTATCAGGCATTTAGACGATAAGGGATATGATATCATTTTCAGCGGAACATATGATGAACGTGAATACATTGAGGCAGTAGCCGGATTTGCAGGGCTGAGCACGTGCACTTATTTTCTGGAAAGGCACCTTGAAGAGCTGGTTCCCGTCATGAGAAAATGCAGATATGTAATATCGGTTGATACTGGCATAGCTCATCTTGCCGGCGCATGCGGAGCAAATCTCATTGAGCTCCTCGGTGCTACGAACCCTGAGAGGTGGGGTGCACTCGGTGAAAATGTTACATATGTCAGGCCAGAATTTGTAGGTAAAATGCTGGACTTAGGGCATGAATCTGATGCTGATTTTGATGCGATGGAACGTATCGGAGTTGATCAGGTTTTGCGCTATATTTTATAA
- the rfaD gene encoding ADP-glyceromanno-heptose 6-epimerase: protein MIVVTGGAGFIGSNIVKALNEKGRNDILIVDNLKNSAKHLNLNRLDFADYIDKTSFFDIFDEIASEIEIVFHQGACSDTMESDGKYMMENNYDYSCALFNNCVQQGIRFIYASSASVYGNGDDGFIEKSECEYPLNVYAFSKYLFDSYVRKFPQVVKTQVVGLRYFNVFGPQENHKGRMASVIRHFFNQYRENKHIKVFEGSTEFKRDFIHVDDVVNVNMHFMENSFLNGIYNCGTGEYRTFADIADVFKKRYTDALVSEIPFPESLVGKYQKYTQADVDKLRSAGYEGEFMSLEDGVNAYLDVLEKTDGYIK, encoded by the coding sequence ATGATAGTAGTAACCGGCGGGGCAGGATTTATAGGAAGCAATATCGTTAAGGCGCTTAATGAAAAAGGGCGCAACGATATCCTGATAGTCGACAATCTTAAAAATAGCGCAAAGCATCTTAATCTCAATAGGCTGGACTTTGCTGATTACATAGACAAAACTAGCTTCTTCGACATCTTTGATGAAATCGCAAGTGAAATAGAGATTGTTTTTCACCAGGGAGCCTGTTCCGACACTATGGAATCTGACGGCAAATATATGATGGAAAACAACTATGACTATTCCTGTGCACTGTTTAACAATTGTGTTCAGCAGGGGATAAGGTTTATATATGCCTCCTCGGCATCGGTTTACGGTAACGGGGATGATGGATTTATTGAAAAGAGTGAATGCGAATACCCGCTCAATGTTTATGCATTTTCCAAATATCTTTTCGACAGCTATGTTCGTAAGTTCCCGCAGGTGGTAAAAACACAGGTGGTGGGGCTCAGGTACTTTAACGTGTTCGGTCCGCAGGAAAACCACAAAGGGCGCATGGCGTCTGTTATCAGGCATTTCTTCAACCAGTACAGAGAGAACAAACATATAAAGGTCTTCGAGGGAAGTACAGAATTTAAAAGAGATTTTATACATGTTGATGATGTGGTTAATGTCAATATGCATTTCATGGAAAATTCGTTTCTGAACGGCATTTACAATTGCGGTACAGGAGAGTACAGAACTTTCGCTGACATCGCGGATGTGTTTAAAAAGAGATATACTGATGCGTTAGTAAGTGAAATACCTTTTCCAGAATCTTTGGTTGGAAAATACCAGAAATACACTCAGGCTGATGTTGATAAGCTCCGTTCCGCAGGATATGAGGGCGAATTTATGTCTCTGGAAGACGGTGTGAATGCCTATCTTGATGTTTTGGAGAAGACTGACGGCTATATAAAATGA
- a CDS encoding molybdopterin-binding protein, which translates to MKKVSIEDAVGQVLAYDITEVNKEKGVKGRAYKRGHVIQESEVEHLKSLGRNTVFIEDGNDSGVHEDDAARMTAPLAAGQNIDFDKEPVEGKIGFYAACEGVFKVDEQRLYELNLMGVTSLPTIHNNMRVVKGQQVAAFRIIPLVCEYSVMDKMKEILKTPLIEVKPFTVKTATLLITGSEVYEGRIKDAFGPILTAKLKAYGVEVVEYRIVPDKKDVVVGAVKELAEKSDMVITTGGTSVDPDDITAAAMAEAGVVYDMKGTPIQPGNNFTLGYMGDKPVCAVPAAALHFPATSLDILLPRMLAGEKIYKEDLAKLAHGGLCHFCKKCNYPICPFGRG; encoded by the coding sequence ATGAAAAAAGTTTCAATTGAGGATGCTGTCGGGCAGGTTCTTGCCTATGACATTACCGAAGTTAACAAAGAAAAAGGCGTCAAAGGCAGAGCTTACAAAAGAGGGCATGTCATTCAGGAATCTGAAGTCGAACATCTTAAAAGTCTCGGCAGGAATACTGTTTTTATAGAAGATGGAAATGATTCCGGTGTGCACGAGGACGATGCTGCACGTATGACAGCTCCCCTCGCGGCAGGTCAGAATATCGACTTTGATAAAGAACCCGTCGAAGGGAAGATAGGTTTTTACGCTGCATGCGAAGGCGTTTTTAAAGTTGATGAGCAACGTCTTTACGAACTCAATCTTATGGGGGTAACTTCTCTCCCTACTATACATAATAATATGCGTGTTGTTAAAGGACAGCAGGTTGCTGCTTTCCGCATTATCCCTCTTGTGTGCGAGTATTCCGTCATGGACAAGATGAAAGAAATACTAAAGACACCGCTGATAGAGGTTAAGCCTTTCACGGTTAAGACGGCAACTCTGCTGATCACAGGCAGTGAGGTTTATGAAGGGCGTATTAAAGATGCTTTCGGACCTATACTCACTGCAAAACTGAAGGCTTACGGTGTTGAAGTTGTTGAATACCGGATTGTACCCGACAAGAAAGATGTTGTTGTGGGGGCAGTGAAAGAGCTGGCAGAGAAGTCGGATATGGTTATTACCACAGGCGGAACATCTGTTGACCCCGATGACATAACGGCTGCTGCAATGGCTGAGGCTGGCGTTGTCTACGACATGAAAGGGACACCTATTCAGCCGGGGAATAATTTTACTCTGGGATACATGGGCGATAAGCCTGTGTGTGCGGTTCCGGCTGCGGCGCTGCATTTTCCTGCTACGTCACTGGACATTCTTCTGCCGAGAATGCTGGCAGGTGAAAAAATATATAAAGAAGATCTGGCAAAGCTTGCTCATGGCGGGTTGTGCCACTTCTGTAAAAAATGTAACTATCCGATATGTCCTTTCGGAAGGGGCTGA
- the miaB gene encoding tRNA (N6-isopentenyl adenosine(37)-C2)-methylthiotransferase MiaB — protein MRKYFIHTMGCQMNEYDSLRIAAVFDKIGFTEAEEMEEGDYLIVNTCSVREKPQHKAESAIGRFRQIKRRRPEVKIGFCGCVAQQEGENLLKTNKDIDFVVGTDGLHRLEEVVAHVEAGERLSDTQVNEGGLEIDIFNREVSVSSFVTIMKGCNNFCSYCIVPYVRGREKSREQSEIIDEIKYLADKGAREITLLGQNVNSYGTALTDPVSFPELLDKVSDVEGIKRIRFVTSHPKDFSNELIDVMRGNDKICEYLHLPLQSGSNAVLQKMNRKYTYDHYKERVLRAKEMIPDLALSSDFIVGFPGETEEDFQSTMKALEEIRYDMIYAFNYSTRPGTKAESFNDDVPLEVKKMRLAKLLDAQKRIIAENSAAYQDLVVEVMVEGESKKGAGQYSGRNRQNRVVNFSSETILSSGDFVNVKITEPRPNSLLGERV, from the coding sequence TTGCGTAAATATTTCATTCATACCATGGGTTGTCAGATGAACGAATACGATTCATTAAGGATAGCTGCGGTTTTCGATAAAATAGGTTTTACTGAAGCAGAAGAGATGGAAGAAGGTGACTATCTCATTGTAAATACTTGTAGTGTAAGAGAAAAGCCTCAGCATAAGGCAGAATCTGCAATTGGTCGTTTCAGACAGATAAAACGCCGCAGACCCGAGGTCAAAATCGGTTTTTGCGGGTGTGTAGCCCAACAGGAAGGAGAAAATCTCCTTAAGACTAATAAAGATATTGATTTTGTTGTAGGTACGGACGGTCTTCACCGGTTGGAAGAAGTTGTAGCCCATGTTGAAGCCGGAGAACGTCTCAGTGATACTCAGGTGAATGAAGGCGGGCTTGAGATAGATATTTTTAACAGGGAGGTTTCTGTTTCTTCTTTTGTGACAATAATGAAGGGGTGCAATAATTTTTGCAGCTACTGCATTGTGCCTTATGTCAGAGGGAGAGAGAAGAGCAGAGAGCAGTCAGAAATCATTGATGAGATAAAATATCTGGCGGATAAAGGCGCCCGTGAAATAACTTTGCTGGGGCAGAATGTTAATTCATACGGGACAGCGCTGACTGATCCGGTCAGTTTTCCTGAGCTTCTTGATAAAGTAAGTGATGTTGAGGGGATTAAACGTATTCGTTTTGTGACATCGCACCCGAAAGACTTTTCGAACGAGCTTATAGACGTAATGCGTGGGAATGATAAGATATGCGAGTATCTTCACCTGCCTCTTCAGTCAGGGAGTAATGCTGTTCTTCAAAAGATGAATAGAAAATACACTTATGACCACTATAAGGAACGAGTGCTCAGGGCAAAAGAGATGATTCCTGACCTTGCCCTTTCTTCAGACTTTATCGTAGGATTTCCCGGGGAGACTGAAGAAGATTTTCAGTCTACTATGAAAGCTTTGGAAGAGATTAGATATGATATGATCTACGCTTTTAACTACTCAACAAGACCGGGTACGAAGGCGGAAAGCTTTAATGATGATGTGCCTCTGGAAGTTAAGAAAATGCGTCTCGCAAAGCTTTTGGACGCACAGAAAAGGATAATAGCAGAGAACTCTGCTGCATATCAGGATCTTGTGGTTGAGGTCATGGTTGAGGGTGAATCTAAAAAAGGTGCAGGTCAGTATAGCGGACGCAACAGACAAAATAGGGTGGTAAATTTCAGCAGTGAGACTATATTATCATCTGGAGATTTCGTTAATGTGAAGATTACTGAGCCGAGACCAAACAGTCTGCTCGGAGAGAGAGTATAG
- a CDS encoding bifunctional nuclease family protein: MYEVNVAGVMREPLTSRYMMMLEAVENSETDILIPVGKFEAENISSRKCSGKDCKKSPYDILTPILDWVDSAVFNKLVIDDCECGIFTAKLYLTVNGEEKIMDCRPSDGVVLALDRSIPVFVAKVLTCSEGVQ, from the coding sequence ATGTATGAGGTTAATGTCGCTGGAGTCATGAGAGAACCCCTGACTTCCAGATATATGATGATGCTTGAAGCTGTGGAAAACAGCGAAACTGATATTCTTATCCCTGTGGGTAAATTTGAAGCTGAAAATATTTCTTCCAGAAAGTGTTCAGGCAAGGACTGCAAAAAGTCACCTTATGATATTCTGACCCCGATACTTGACTGGGTTGACAGCGCAGTTTTTAATAAGCTGGTTATAGATGACTGTGAATGCGGTATATTTACTGCAAAGCTGTATCTTACTGTAAATGGTGAAGAAAAGATTATGGATTGTCGCCCGTCTGACGGTGTGGTACTTGCTCTGGACAGATCAATACCTGTTTTTGTAGCTAAAGTGCTGACATGTTCTGAAGGTGTACAGTAG
- the nhaB gene encoding sodium/proton antiporter NhaB, with protein MSLGLAFTKNFLGEAPRWYKMTVIAFLIVNPILLFVVGPFVTGWIIILEFIFTLAMALKCYPLPPAGLLAIESVIMGLTSPATVYHETHANFPVIMLLMFMVAGIYFMQEGLLFLFTKILVGVKSKVMLSLLFCFMGAFLSAFLDALTVTAVIISVAYGFYGIFHKYSSTHSTDEYNIGSDDNTEADYREDLDKFREFLRNLMMHGAVGTALGGATTLVGEPQNLIIGEKLHWHFADFFLHSAPVSIPVLIVGLITCVLLELTGIMGYGAKLPEKVRAVLEDKVKEDMAKMDTQGKARLVVQGIMGLVLIVSLALHIAEVGVIGLMIIVLLTAFNGVISEGQIGHAFEEALPFTALLVVFFAIVAVIHDQHLFQPVINHVLALQGQMQLVAYYVANGILSAISDNVFVATVYMNETATHFQDIIPMLGHPEAAHTPTELAHLIQFQKLGVAINMGTNIPSVATPNGQAAFLFLLTSALAPLIRLSYLEMVKLAFPYTVTMSITGFFAVLYLL; from the coding sequence ATGAGTTTAGGACTCGCTTTTACCAAAAATTTTCTGGGTGAGGCTCCGAGATGGTACAAAATGACTGTCATCGCGTTCCTCATAGTCAATCCAATACTGCTTTTTGTGGTAGGACCATTTGTTACAGGATGGATCATTATTCTGGAATTCATTTTCACACTTGCAATGGCTCTGAAATGCTACCCTTTGCCTCCGGCTGGGCTTCTGGCTATTGAAAGTGTAATTATGGGGCTGACATCGCCCGCCACTGTCTACCACGAAACACATGCAAACTTCCCTGTTATCATGTTGCTGATGTTTATGGTTGCGGGGATATATTTCATGCAGGAAGGGCTTTTGTTCCTTTTTACAAAGATACTTGTGGGAGTGAAGTCCAAAGTAATGCTTTCACTGCTGTTCTGTTTTATGGGAGCTTTCCTTTCCGCTTTTCTTGATGCCCTCACGGTGACGGCTGTTATCATCTCTGTTGCGTACGGTTTTTACGGCATATTTCATAAGTACTCGTCGACGCATTCGACAGATGAGTACAATATCGGCAGTGACGATAATACAGAAGCTGACTACAGGGAAGATCTGGATAAATTTAGAGAATTTCTCAGAAATCTTATGATGCACGGAGCGGTGGGGACTGCTCTCGGTGGAGCAACAACACTTGTGGGAGAGCCTCAGAATCTTATCATCGGGGAAAAACTTCATTGGCATTTTGCTGATTTCTTTCTGCACTCTGCGCCCGTATCTATACCCGTTCTGATAGTTGGGCTTATAACATGTGTGCTCCTTGAATTGACAGGAATTATGGGGTATGGCGCTAAACTCCCTGAAAAGGTACGTGCCGTGCTTGAAGACAAAGTCAAAGAAGACATGGCTAAAATGGATACACAGGGGAAAGCAAGACTCGTAGTGCAGGGGATTATGGGGTTGGTTCTTATCGTTTCACTTGCTTTGCATATTGCTGAAGTCGGTGTTATAGGGCTAATGATAATAGTCCTGCTTACAGCCTTTAATGGTGTGATAAGTGAAGGGCAGATCGGACATGCTTTTGAAGAAGCTCTTCCATTTACAGCTTTGCTGGTTGTTTTCTTTGCAATTGTTGCGGTGATACATGATCAGCACTTGTTTCAGCCGGTAATAAATCATGTGCTTGCGCTTCAGGGGCAAATGCAGCTAGTAGCATATTATGTTGCAAACGGTATCCTTTCTGCTATCTCAGATAACGTTTTTGTTGCAACTGTCTATATGAATGAAACAGCTACGCACTTTCAGGATATTATACCTATGCTTGGTCATCCTGAGGCTGCTCACACACCGACAGAGCTTGCGCACCTTATACAGTTTCAGAAACTTGGCGTAGCAATTAACATGGGTACAAATATACCTTCTGTTGCTACACCTAACGGGCAGGCTGCATTTCTGTTTCTTCTGACATCTGCGCTGGCTCCGCTCATCAGGCTGTCATACCTGGAAATGGTGAAGCTCGCTTTCCCATATACTGTAACCATGAGCATAACAGGTTTCTTTGCAGTATTATATCTGCTTTGA
- a CDS encoding GGDEF domain-containing response regulator has protein sequence MTEDFISEIKIFYVEDEPFIREGFVRFLKRRTDKLYVFSNGQEALDAFSEIRPDLIITDIRMPVMDGLEMSEKIKEIDPSVPIIVTTGHNDEDFFLRSIDIGIDKYIKKPVSFTELIGVVKKITSSIVHERQMEKHNKFLREVMDLNPNFVITTDGSKCTYLNESFKEFLGCTTVSEYIEKYGNIKNVMVEKEDTFYKGKEPRQWLAESTDSKHNNRMVFLRPLNGTDDDEMVCLANVKNVPDKDEWLISFADVTLLEKEKQIYRMLSQQDPLTKIYNRTKFFEEVEKELDRVSRYGQDMSILMIDVDYFKEVNDQYGHLVGDKVLIELTQIIRQNIRKSDVFARYGGEEFALLMPMTAQKGAREKADLIREAVSTHNFDKCGRVTCSFGVATYAEGDTVDSFVQKADIALYNAKESGRNMVQVFEEGSIKCSH, from the coding sequence ATGACGGAAGACTTTATTTCTGAAATTAAAATATTTTATGTTGAAGACGAACCGTTTATACGTGAGGGCTTTGTGCGTTTCCTTAAGAGACGTACGGACAAGCTTTATGTGTTTTCTAACGGGCAGGAAGCGCTTGACGCATTTTCTGAAATTCGTCCGGATCTTATCATCACTGACATACGGATGCCGGTGATGGATGGGCTTGAGATGTCTGAAAAGATCAAAGAGATCGATCCTTCTGTACCTATTATCGTTACAACCGGACACAATGACGAAGATTTTTTCCTGCGCTCTATTGACATAGGTATAGATAAGTATATTAAGAAACCTGTCAGCTTCACAGAGCTTATAGGTGTAGTTAAAAAAATCACATCTTCAATAGTGCATGAAAGGCAGATGGAGAAGCATAACAAGTTTCTTCGGGAAGTAATGGATCTGAACCCGAATTTTGTAATAACAACAGACGGTTCAAAATGTACTTATCTTAATGAATCTTTTAAGGAATTTCTGGGATGTACCACAGTCAGTGAATATATTGAAAAGTATGGCAATATTAAGAATGTTATGGTCGAGAAAGAAGATACTTTCTATAAAGGAAAGGAACCCAGACAGTGGCTTGCTGAGTCTACGGACTCTAAGCATAATAACAGGATGGTTTTTCTGCGTCCGCTGAATGGCACCGATGATGACGAAATGGTCTGTCTTGCTAATGTGAAAAATGTCCCGGACAAAGATGAATGGCTCATCTCTTTTGCAGATGTTACTCTGCTGGAAAAAGAGAAGCAGATATATCGTATGTTGTCCCAGCAGGATCCTCTGACAAAAATATATAATAGAACAAAGTTTTTCGAAGAGGTTGAAAAGGAGCTGGACAGAGTAAGCAGATACGGTCAGGATATGTCCATCCTGATGATTGATGTTGACTACTTCAAAGAAGTGAACGATCAGTACGGACACCTTGTGGGCGATAAGGTTTTGATTGAACTCACTCAGATTATACGTCAGAACATAAGAAAAAGTGATGTTTTTGCCAGGTATGGAGGAGAAGAGTTTGCTCTGTTGATGCCGATGACAGCACAGAAAGGAGCCAGAGAGAAAGCTGATCTCATCAGAGAAGCTGTGAGCACTCATAATTTTGATAAGTGCGGACGGGTTACGTGCAGCTTCGGAGTGGCAACATATGCAGAGGGCGACACTGTTGATAGTTTTGTTCAAAAGGCTGACATCGCTCTTTATAACGCTAAAGAGTCCGGTCGCAACATGGTTCAGGTTTTTGAAGAGGGTTCTATTAAGTGCAGCCACTAG